From the genome of Vicinamibacteria bacterium:
GCACCGCATGGGCGCCCATGGGAAGCTGGCAACCTCCTTGCACTCGTCCGAGGAACGCCCGCTCCGCCGCGACGGCACGCTCGGTCTCGTCGTCGTTCAGAAATTCGACACGTTCGAGAATGGCGCGGTCATCCGTTCTCGCCTGGATGGCGAGGGCGCCCTGGCCGACCGCTGGAACCATCAGGTCGACCGGGAGTCGCGAGCGGATGCGGGCCATCAGTCCCAGCCGCACGAGCCCGGCAGCGGCGAGCACGACCCCTTCCCAGGACGAGCGGTCGAACTTCTCGAGGCGAGTCGGCACGTTCCCCCGGAGGTCGACGATACGGAGGTCGGGCCGGTGCGCGAGAAGCTGAGAGCTTCGCCTCGGACTTCCCGTACCGATGGTGGCGCCTTGGGGAATCGAATCGAGATCGAGCGCTCGCCGGCTGACCAGCGCGTCACAAGGGTCGATGCGCTTCGTCGTGGCGGCGAGGACGAGCCCCTCGGGCACGGCCGATGGCACGTCCTTCATGCTATGGATGGCGAGGTCGATCCGGTCGTCGAGCAGCGCCCGCTCGATCTCCTTGATGAAGAGCCCCGATCCTCCGAGCTCGGCGATGGCACGATCCGTGATCCGGTCGCCCCGCGTCTCGATCACCTCCACCTCGATTCGCGCCGAGGGGTCGCGCTCGCGAAGAGCTTCCTCGATGGCCCGGGTTTGCAGGATCGCGAGGCGACTTCCCCGGCTTCCGATGCGGATGGG
Proteins encoded in this window:
- the hemC gene encoding hydroxymethylbilane synthase, translated to MRPIRIGSRGSRLAILQTRAIEEALRERDPSARIEVEVIETRGDRITDRAIAELGGSGLFIKEIERALLDDRIDLAIHSMKDVPSAVPEGLVLAATTKRIDPCDALVSRRALDLDSIPQGATIGTGSPRRSSQLLAHRPDLRIVDLRGNVPTRLEKFDRSSWEGVVLAAAGLVRLGLMARIRSRLPVDLMVPAVGQGALAIQARTDDRAILERVEFLNDDETERAVAAERAFLGRVQGGCQLPMGAHAVLDGDVIFLRAYVGTVDGARCLRRQARGPAQRPGDVGASLAETMLDAGAAEIVSELGKQR